A single genomic interval of candidate division WOR-3 bacterium harbors:
- a CDS encoding hydrogenase iron-sulfur subunit has product MSQETRIGVFVCRCGTNIAGTVNVEAVADYARTLPDVVYAVTSLYNCSEPGQKEIQKAITEYKLNRVVVAACTPRMHEPTFRACVAQAGLNPFLMEMVNIREGCSWVHALEPKRATKKACHLVRMAVAKARALKPLNPRRFPLKDAVLVIGGGVAGIQASLDLADAGHQVYLVERQPSLGGLMAQLHKTYPTMDCAIUILAPKMADVGRHPKIKLLTLAEVKEVAGHVGDFKVTVRQKARFVDERECTACGDCAKVCPQLVPDEFNLGLALRKAIYQPFPQAIPAAYVLNPADCLGLNPIACGKCAQACEKKCIDLNAQDKELTFEVGAIIVATGMEPFDPLSRTEFGYGRATNVITAMEFERLASSGGPTGGELIRFSDRRRPNSIAFIQCVGSRCAQQGTPYCSNICCMNTIKDSLVLKEHYPDMDIKVFYIDLRAFSKGFEEMLWRSKRLGVKYIRGIPGEVVEDKETGNLKLYVENTETGKVEEHIAEMVVLATGVKPRVETKPIQQLMSLQLHPEGFLLEAHPKLQPVDSPVRGVFYAGCAEGPKDVKDSVTQASAAAGRAARLLAQGSLAAEPNTVEVITDRCRACGMCAPVCTFKAVEWQRGAPAKAIDAVCAGCGNCAAECRFEAIEAHQFTDEQIFAQIEAALAEEPESKAIVFACHWCSYAAADTVGLGRSQYPPTQVLIRTMCSARVAEKFVLKAFELGAPVVLVSGCHYADCHYLNANRQTQRRVEKLWDKLEAWGIRPERLQLEWISAAQAPRFVKTMEELERLRATVTREEIEQTKQILANPPKVALRVEPKTAGEMPFVCLRCGKESKHHWIPNQPQERSCPHCESNSLRLLLIH; this is encoded by the coding sequence ATGAGCCAAGAGACGCGAATCGGCGTGTTTGTCTGCCGCTGCGGCACCAACATCGCCGGCACCGTCAATGTCGAAGCGGTTGCAGATTACGCCCGAACCTTACCCGATGTGGTTTATGCGGTAACCAGCCTTTACAACTGCTCGGAACCAGGACAGAAGGAGATTCAAAAGGCGATTACCGAGTATAAACTCAACCGGGTGGTGGTGGCGGCATGTACACCACGGATGCACGAACCCACTTTTCGTGCCTGTGTGGCACAGGCGGGATTGAACCCCTTTCTGATGGAGATGGTGAACATCCGCGAGGGGTGTTCCTGGGTTCACGCCCTGGAGCCGAAGCGGGCAACGAAAAAGGCGTGCCATCTTGTCCGGATGGCGGTGGCAAAAGCCCGGGCGCTGAAACCGCTCAACCCGCGCCGTTTTCCCTTAAAGGATGCGGTGCTGGTGATTGGCGGCGGTGTTGCCGGTATTCAGGCGAGCCTTGACCTGGCAGATGCGGGTCATCAGGTGTATCTGGTGGAGCGTCAGCCTTCGCTCGGGGGGTTGATGGCGCAGTTGCACAAAACCTATCCGACGATGGACTGTGCGATATGAATACTGGCGCCCAAGATGGCGGATGTCGGTCGGCATCCGAAAATCAAACTCCTGACCCTTGCCGAGGTTAAGGAAGTTGCGGGTCATGTTGGTGACTTTAAGGTAACAGTTCGGCAGAAAGCACGATTTGTTGATGAGCGGGAGTGCACCGCGTGTGGTGATTGCGCCAAGGTTTGCCCGCAACTGGTGCCGGACGAGTTTAACTTAGGGCTGGCGCTAAGGAAGGCGATTTATCAGCCGTTCCCGCAGGCGATTCCGGCGGCATATGTACTTAATCCTGCTGACTGTCTGGGCTTAAATCCAATTGCCTGCGGCAAATGTGCGCAGGCGTGCGAAAAGAAGTGCATCGATTTGAACGCTCAGGATAAAGAGTTGACCTTTGAGGTGGGTGCAATCATCGTTGCCACCGGTATGGAGCCGTTTGACCCATTGTCTCGTACCGAGTTTGGCTATGGCAGGGCAACAAATGTGATTACGGCAATGGAGTTTGAGCGGCTGGCATCGTCTGGCGGACCAACAGGCGGTGAACTCATCCGGTTCAGTGACCGCCGGCGCCCGAACAGTATTGCCTTTATTCAGTGTGTCGGCTCGCGCTGTGCGCAACAGGGCACGCCCTACTGCAGTAACATCTGCTGTATGAACACGATTAAAGACAGTCTGGTGCTCAAGGAGCATTACCCGGATATGGATATCAAGGTTTTCTACATTGACCTGCGTGCCTTCAGCAAAGGGTTTGAGGAGATGCTGTGGCGTTCCAAGCGGCTTGGCGTCAAGTACATCCGCGGGATTCCAGGGGAAGTGGTTGAGGACAAGGAGACCGGGAATTTAAAACTTTATGTGGAAAACACCGAAACCGGCAAGGTTGAGGAACATATTGCAGAAATGGTAGTCCTGGCGACCGGAGTCAAACCCAGGGTTGAGACCAAACCGATTCAGCAACTGATGTCGTTACAACTTCACCCTGAAGGTTTCCTGCTTGAGGCACATCCCAAACTGCAACCGGTTGATTCGCCCGTGCGCGGGGTTTTTTATGCCGGTTGTGCGGAAGGACCAAAGGATGTCAAGGATTCGGTGACACAGGCAAGTGCCGCAGCAGGGCGGGCAGCGCGGCTTCTGGCACAGGGGTCCCTCGCAGCAGAACCAAATACGGTTGAGGTCATTACTGACAGGTGCCGTGCCTGCGGTATGTGCGCGCCGGTCTGTACATTCAAGGCGGTGGAGTGGCAGCGCGGTGCGCCGGCAAAGGCGATTGATGCGGTCTGTGCCGGTTGTGGCAACTGTGCTGCCGAGTGCCGGTTTGAGGCGATTGAGGCGCATCAGTTCACGGACGAACAGATTTTCGCCCAGATTGAGGCGGCGCTGGCAGAAGAGCCCGAGTCGAAAGCGATTGTGTTTGCCTGCCACTGGTGCTCCTATGCGGCAGCGGATACGGTTGGACTGGGCCGGTCTCAATACCCACCAACTCAGGTTTTAATTCGGACGATGTGCAGCGCCCGGGTTGCCGAAAAGTTTGTGCTCAAGGCGTTTGAGCTCGGGGCACCGGTTGTTCTTGTCTCCGGCTGTCACTATGCGGACTGTCACTACCTCAATGCCAATCGGCAAACCCAGCGCCGGGTTGAAAAACTGTGGGACAAACTTGAGGCATGGGGAATCAGACCGGAAAGGTTGCAACTGGAATGGATTTCCGCGGCACAGGCGCCCCGGTTTGTCAAGACTATGGAGGAATTGGAACGGCTCCGGGCAACGGTGACACGAGAAGAGATTGAACAGACAAAGCAGATTCTTGCCAACCCGCCCAAGGTAGCCTTACGGGTTGAGCCCAAGACCGCGGGCGAAATGCCGTTTGTCTGCCTGCGCTGTGGCAAAGAGTCAAAACATCACTGGATACCAAATCAGCCGCAAGAGCGCTCCTGTCCCCATTGCGAAAGCAACAGCCTTCGGTTGCTGTTAATCCATTAA